One Micropterus dolomieu isolate WLL.071019.BEF.003 ecotype Adirondacks linkage group LG23, ASM2129224v1, whole genome shotgun sequence DNA window includes the following coding sequences:
- the ftr82 gene encoding finTRIM family, member 82, with product MADHTTPDYFSCSLCLNLLRDPVAIPCGHSFCMDCISGYWNEADYTGIYICPQCKITFTQRPVLRPNATLSMVAEKIKKSGLTLNLNTSQGNLYAGPSDVPCDFCSGKKLKAVKSCLNCLASYCEKHLKPHYESATFKRHKLVDELGNLDRKICPQHQKSLELFCRTDQMCICAICTVSEHRGHDIVSAEAERGEKQKLLGVSQAEIRQKCQERMKELEELKTAADSLKNSAHRAMVESQKMFEDMIRAIERMRSEVTKLIGINEKAAFNQAEALIERLEQEIDELKKKESGLKQLYSTDDHIHFLQNFNYLCTPTDDSFIPRVTVNPDFSFGAVRKAVAEIKERLEEFGREELLKISKSVTEVPVYTTESRTLDRRSRGKEMAVDNAPPPEPKGRADFVKYFCQLKLDPSTAYKELYISENNRKVIRTRDLQPYGDNTERFDSFAQVLCREALSGGRFYWEIEWSGEFSVGVAYKSLSRKGKGSLCLLGYNDKSWSLLCSDTGYSAWHNRVDKAINAPHSPRIGVYLDHTAGVLAFYSIGSTMTLLHRFETKFVEPLYPGFGVGTSVKICNIK from the exons ATGGCTGATCACACTACTCCAGATTACTTCAGCTGTTCTCTGTGTCTAAACCTCCTAAGGGACCCTGTGGCTATCCCCTGTGGccacagtttttgtatggactGCATCAGTGGCTACTGGAATGAAGCTGACTACACGGGGATTTACATTTGTCCCCAGTGTAAGATCACATTCACCCAGAGGCCGGTACTGCGACCAAATGCCACTCTGAGCATGGTGGCTGAGAAGATCAAGAAGAGCGGTCTGACCCTCAACCTCAACACGTCCCAGGGGAACCTCTATGCTGGACCAAGTGATGTCCCCTGTGACTTCTGCTCTGGAAAGAAATTAAAGGCTGTGAAGTCCTGTCTTAACTGTCTGGCGTCCTACTGCGAGAAGCACCTGAAGCCACACTATGAATCAGCCACATTCAAAAGGCACAAGCTGGTGGATGAGCTGGGAAACCTGGACAGGAAGATTTGCCCGCAACACCAGAAGTCCCTGGAGCTCTTCTGTCGAACAGACCAGATGTGTATCTGTGCTATCTGCACAGTCAGTGAACACAGGGGCCATGACATTGTCTCTGCTGAGGCAGAGAGGGGCGAGAAACAG AAACTCTTGGGAGTTTCCCAAGCTGAGATTAGACAAAAATGCCAGGAGAGGATGAAGGAGCTGGAGGAACTGAAGACTGCTGCAGATTCACTGAAG AACTCGGCCCACAGAGCCATGGTGGAGAGCCAGAAGATGTTTGAGGACATGATCCGCGCCATTGAGAGGATGAGGTCAGAGGTGACCAAGCTGATTGGTATCAATGAGAAGGCTGCTTTCAACCAGGCTGAGGCTTTGATCGAGCGTCTGGAACAAGAGATTGATGAACTTAAGAAAAAAGAGTCCGGCCTCAAGCAGCTGTACAGCACCGATGACCACATCCATTTTCTGCAG AACTTCAACTACCTCTGCACCCCCACTGATGACAGCTTCATACCCAGAGTGACGGTGAATCCTGACTTCTCCTTCGGGGCTGTCAGGAAAGCTGTGGCTGAGATCAAGGAACGCCTCGAGGAGTTTGGCAGAGAGGAGCTGCTTAAGATCTCCAAGTCAG TGACTGAGGTCCCAGTGTACACTACAGAAAGTCGAACATTGGACAGAAGGAGCAGAG GCAAAGAAATGGCAGTGGACAACGCTCCTCCTCCAGAGCCAAAGGGCAGAGCAGATTTTGTGAAAT ACTTCTGCCAGCTGAAACTGGACCCTAGCACAGCCTACAAGGAGCTTTACATCtctgaaaacaacagaaaagtcaTCCGCACCAGGGACCTGCAGCCCTACGGAGACAACACGGAGAGGTTTGACAGCTTTGCCCAGGTGCTGTGCCGGGAGGCCCTGTCCGGAGGCCGCTTCTACTGGGAGATCGAATGGAGTGGGGAGTTCTCCGTTGGAGTGGCCTACAAGAGCCTTAGCCGGAAGGGCAAAggctcactgtgtctgctgggCTACAACGACAAATCCTGGAGTCTCCTGTGTTCTGACACAGGTTACTCCGCCTGGCATAACCGGGTGGACAAAGCCATCAACGCCCCCCACTCCCCCAGGATAGGCGTGTACCTGGACCACACTGCGGGTGTGCTGGCATTTTATAGCATTGGCAGCACCATGACCCTCCTGCACAGGTTTGAGACCAAATTTGTTGAGCCCCTCTATCCAGGCTTTGGAGTTGGAACCTCAGTCAAGATCTGCAACATCAAATGA